In Chloroflexaceae bacterium, the following proteins share a genomic window:
- a CDS encoding LysR family transcriptional regulator — protein MFTLDLYKLEIFARVAEAGSLSQAAAQLRMTQSGVSQHIKALEDGLGTPLFERGRRGVRLTPAGRRLYDYSEAIFRLVAEAELAVTNVRGLREGRLTIGATPGVSAYLLPEWVQAFGERYPNLTVIAQTATTPVITSELRGGQMDLAVIEGELDGETLFDLRARELQEFDQYVVLGRQHPWWDRPAVALEELAGQPMVTRQAGSQTRIWLDQTLREHALTPRVVAELDNLESMKRMVMLSASLTILPLYTVRAEVELGLLRAIPIHGRPLRRTLRLLWHAARPLGPVAHTFLQFLGERFQASDAPANR, from the coding sequence ATGTTCACTCTGGATCTGTACAAGCTGGAGATCTTCGCCCGGGTGGCCGAGGCGGGGAGCCTGAGCCAGGCGGCGGCGCAGTTGCGCATGACCCAGTCGGGGGTGAGCCAGCACATCAAGGCGCTGGAGGATGGGCTGGGGACGCCGCTCTTCGAGCGGGGGCGGCGGGGGGTGCGGCTCACGCCCGCGGGGCGGCGGCTCTACGACTATAGCGAGGCGATCTTTCGCCTGGTGGCCGAGGCCGAACTGGCGGTGACGAATGTGCGCGGGTTGCGCGAGGGCCGCCTGACGATCGGCGCGACGCCCGGGGTGAGCGCCTACCTGCTCCCGGAATGGGTGCAGGCCTTCGGGGAACGCTACCCTAACCTCACCGTGATCGCCCAGACAGCCACGACCCCGGTGATCACCAGCGAACTGCGCGGCGGTCAGATGGACCTGGCGGTGATCGAAGGCGAGCTTGATGGCGAGACGCTCTTCGATCTGCGCGCGCGGGAACTCCAGGAGTTCGACCAGTACGTGGTGCTGGGGCGGCAACATCCCTGGTGGGACCGTCCGGCCGTCGCCCTGGAGGAACTGGCCGGCCAGCCGATGGTGACGCGACAGGCGGGCAGCCAGACCCGCATCTGGCTCGACCAGACCCTGCGCGAGCATGCGCTCACGCCGCGGGTGGTGGCCGAGCTGGATAATCTTGAATCGATGAAGCGCATGGTGATGTTGAGCGCGAGCCTGACCATCCTGCCGCTGTACACGGTGCGAGCCGAGGTGGAGTTGGGTCTGCTGCGGGCCATCCCCATCCACGGGCGTCCGCTGCGGCGCACGCTCCGCCTGCTCTGGCACGCCGCCCGCCCGCTCGGACCGGTGGCGCATACGTTTTTGCAGTTTCTCGGTGAACGGTTCCAGGCGAGCGATGCCCCGGCGAACCGTTAG
- a CDS encoding NUDIX hydrolase — MNAHNPSPDAPAWERGETIVTIESPWVRLIAERWRDDQGRLLDYWRVERAHSVIVAPIQTGRLLLPRPQFRPGLGRPTLDLPGGRLPAGQTPLTAATAILVRELGLPAGAITTMRPLNRQGWAINSSFSDQLLYGVVASIDPARAPTLPHETLSFDRAGLRALLERLECLQCRVVVLELLAEMD, encoded by the coding sequence GTGAACGCCCACAACCCTTCCCCCGACGCGCCCGCCTGGGAACGCGGCGAGACCATCGTCACCATCGAGTCGCCCTGGGTGCGCCTGATCGCCGAACGCTGGCGCGATGACCAGGGACGCCTGCTCGACTACTGGCGCGTCGAACGCGCCCATTCGGTCATTGTCGCGCCGATCCAGACGGGGCGGCTGCTGCTGCCCCGTCCCCAGTTCCGGCCCGGCCTCGGGCGCCCCACCCTCGACCTGCCGGGGGGGCGGCTCCCCGCCGGCCAGACGCCCCTCACGGCGGCGACCGCCATCCTGGTCCGCGAACTGGGCCTCCCTGCGGGGGCTATCACCACCATGCGCCCGCTGAACCGGCAGGGCTGGGCGATCAATAGCTCGTTCTCCGACCAGTTGCTCTACGGCGTCGTGGCCTCGATTGATCCCGCCCGGGCGCCAACCCTGCCCCACGAGACGCTCAGCTTCGACCGGGCGGGGCTGCGGGCGCTGCTGGAACGGCTCGAATGCCTCCAGTGCCGCGTCGTGGTGCTGGAACTGCTGGCGGAAATGGACTGA
- a CDS encoding DUF1641 domain-containing protein, translating into MTHIYSNGATVVEPAPAELASVMNALLERLERIEQKLARVEALADQAPMALAVATDTLDSLYRDGARAGVDVDERLKLGLIALERLTTPENLRAIAGLAEQLRVLDQVTRQAPGFMAMTVDMIDELYAAIGRQGVNLEETAKEGLVAFRNFVTLLHSDEVRALLDSGVIDPRTLQVIGAAADALVKTQREPRRAGPFTLLRSLFDRDIQRSLGFALGFAARFGQNLPAAPAETTNG; encoded by the coding sequence ATGACACACATATATTCGAATGGGGCAACCGTCGTCGAACCGGCGCCCGCCGAACTCGCCAGTGTAATGAACGCCCTCCTCGAGCGCCTGGAGCGCATCGAACAGAAACTGGCCCGCGTCGAGGCCCTCGCCGACCAGGCCCCGATGGCCCTGGCGGTGGCGACCGATACCCTCGATAGCCTTTACCGCGACGGGGCCCGGGCCGGCGTGGACGTTGACGAGCGCCTGAAGCTGGGCCTGATCGCCCTGGAGCGGCTCACCACCCCCGAAAACCTGCGCGCAATCGCCGGGCTGGCCGAGCAACTCCGCGTCCTCGACCAGGTGACCCGCCAGGCGCCCGGATTTATGGCCATGACCGTCGATATGATTGACGAACTCTACGCCGCCATTGGCCGCCAGGGCGTCAATCTGGAGGAGACCGCGAAGGAGGGTCTGGTCGCCTTTCGCAACTTCGTTACCCTGCTGCACTCCGATGAGGTGCGCGCCCTGCTCGACTCCGGCGTCATTGACCCCCGAACGCTGCAGGTCATCGGCGCCGCCGCCGACGCCCTCGTCAAGACGCAGCGCGAACCGCGCCGCGCCGGGCCGTTCACCCTGCTGCGGTCGCTGTTCGACCGTGACATCCAGCGTTCCCTGGGGTTCGCCCTGGGCTTCGCCGCCCGCTTCGGTCAGAATCTGCCCGCCGCGCCTGCCGAAACGACAAACGGCTGA
- a CDS encoding MBL fold metallo-hydrolase translates to MTIAEGQTAVAAFTPAELYARMLRDEPLFILDVRNEEEFRRSPIEGRANLTAVNVPYFEFIEDEDSAVARVPAGREILVVCAREGSSQYVAGVLQERGYQARYLEGGYVSWGNFYDVRDVVTADWGRIVQIARPARGDLSFAVISGGKAALIDPMRHTQVYRDVVVEAGATLTHIFDTHVHADHISGGPALAQETGASYYVHAYDAIHPIDMLPAVIAYTHVQEGDRFEIGAVTITARWFPGHTLGQVNYRLDAPDGRSALFTGDGIFLRSFGRPDLGGKGEAWTPILYRSITERLPRMADDDTLILPAHFSTLDEGDANGVFAAPFAEVRAANDALRPRDEAEFTSYVLSRLPVFPPEYVEIKRVNIGLVTPCDARANELELGKNICALSDV, encoded by the coding sequence ATGACTATCGCCGAAGGCCAGACCGCTGTAGCCGCGTTTACTCCGGCCGAGCTGTACGCTCGCATGCTGCGCGACGAACCGCTGTTCATTCTCGACGTGCGCAACGAGGAGGAGTTCCGGCGCAGCCCCATCGAGGGCCGCGCGAACCTGACCGCGGTTAATGTTCCCTACTTCGAGTTCATCGAAGATGAGGACAGCGCCGTGGCGCGCGTTCCGGCGGGTCGCGAGATCCTCGTGGTGTGCGCCAGGGAGGGTTCCTCGCAGTACGTTGCCGGGGTGTTGCAGGAACGCGGCTACCAGGCGCGCTATCTGGAGGGCGGCTACGTGAGCTGGGGGAACTTCTACGACGTGCGTGATGTGGTAACGGCGGACTGGGGGCGCATCGTGCAGATCGCCCGCCCGGCTCGCGGCGACCTGAGCTTCGCCGTGATCAGCGGCGGCAAAGCAGCCCTGATTGACCCGATGCGCCACACTCAGGTTTACCGCGATGTGGTCGTTGAGGCCGGGGCCACCCTGACCCACATTTTTGACACTCACGTTCACGCTGACCACATCAGTGGCGGTCCGGCCCTGGCGCAGGAGACGGGCGCGTCTTACTACGTGCATGCCTACGACGCCATCCATCCGATTGACATGCTGCCCGCGGTAATCGCCTATACGCATGTTCAGGAGGGCGACCGCTTCGAGATCGGCGCAGTGACCATTACAGCCCGCTGGTTCCCCGGCCACACCCTGGGCCAGGTCAACTACCGTCTCGACGCGCCCGACGGCCGCAGCGCGCTCTTCACCGGCGACGGCATCTTCCTGCGCTCCTTCGGTCGCCCTGACCTGGGCGGCAAGGGGGAGGCCTGGACGCCGATCCTCTACCGTAGCATCACCGAGCGGCTGCCGCGCATGGCCGACGACGACACGCTGATCCTGCCGGCCCACTTCAGCACCCTCGACGAAGGCGATGCCAACGGCGTCTTTGCTGCCCCCTTCGCCGAGGTGCGCGCTGCCAACGACGCCCTGCGCCCGCGCGACGAGGCCGAGTTCACCAGCTACGTCCTGAGCCGCCTGCCGGTCTTTCCACCGGAATACGTGGAAATCAAGCGCGTCAACATTGGGCTGGTGACGCCCTGCGATGCCAGGGCCAACGAACTGGAGCTGGGCAAGAACATCTGCGCGTTGAGTGATGTCTGA
- a CDS encoding Crp/Fnr family transcriptional regulator, with translation MLSQQEWREAAEMLPFLADPNTEISRAFVAQAMSIHLPTGATVFEEGDLCDNFAILARGQVRVFKIGETGREITLYRFARGESCILTASCILGDRHFPAIATVEEPATAFVVPYQVFQEWMEVFAPWRAYVFQLLARRLATVMAVVDEVAFRRMDTRLAEFLLRRAPSGGPLHLTHQQIAAELGTSREVVSRILADFAAAGLVHLGRGSISVADRAGLERRAAV, from the coding sequence ATGTTGAGCCAGCAGGAGTGGCGCGAAGCGGCGGAGATGCTGCCGTTCCTGGCCGATCCCAACACCGAGATCAGCCGGGCCTTCGTGGCGCAAGCGATGTCAATCCACCTGCCCACGGGGGCAACGGTGTTTGAAGAGGGCGATCTCTGCGACAACTTCGCCATCCTGGCCCGCGGGCAGGTGCGGGTGTTCAAGATCGGCGAGACGGGGCGCGAAATTACCCTCTACCGCTTCGCCCGCGGCGAGAGTTGCATTCTCACCGCGAGTTGCATTCTCGGTGACCGGCACTTCCCGGCCATTGCCACGGTCGAAGAGCCGGCAACGGCCTTCGTGGTTCCGTACCAGGTCTTTCAGGAATGGATGGAGGTCTTCGCACCGTGGCGCGCCTATGTGTTTCAGTTGCTCGCGCGGCGCCTGGCGACGGTGATGGCCGTGGTTGATGAGGTGGCCTTCCGGCGCATGGATACGCGGCTGGCCGAGTTTCTGCTCCGCCGGGCCCCATCCGGCGGCCCATTGCACCTCACCCACCAGCAGATTGCGGCTGAGCTGGGCACCTCGCGCGAGGTGGTGAGCCGCATCCTGGCCGATTTTGCCGCCGCGGGGCTGGTGCACCTGGGACGGGGCAGCATCAGCGTGGCGGATCGCGCCGGCCTGGAACGCCGCGCGGCTGTGTGA
- a CDS encoding sulfurtransferase TusA family protein has translation MSIAYDQTLDVKGARCPMPLVKSRKAVNELPVGQVLRVIATDRGSVADFQGWVKTARNVELLAQETVTEGGQELFVHYLKRTA, from the coding sequence ATGTCCATCGCATACGATCAGACCCTTGACGTGAAGGGCGCCAGGTGCCCGATGCCGCTGGTCAAGAGCCGCAAGGCGGTCAACGAACTGCCGGTGGGCCAGGTGCTCAGAGTGATCGCCACCGACCGCGGCTCCGTGGCCGATTTCCAGGGCTGGGTGAAGACGGCCCGGAACGTCGAACTCCTGGCCCAGGAGACCGTCACCGAAGGCGGCCAGGAACTGTTTGTGCACTACCTGAAGCGCACGGCGTAG
- a CDS encoding DUF2892 domain-containing protein: MQTNMGTIDRGVRVALAALFAILIFTGVISGWLAIVLGVLALVFVGTSLIGFCPLYLPFGINTCGRPAGKGRV; encoded by the coding sequence ATGCAAACCAATATGGGAACCATCGATCGTGGGGTGCGGGTGGCGCTGGCGGCGCTGTTCGCCATCCTGATCTTCACCGGCGTGATCAGCGGCTGGCTGGCGATCGTGCTGGGGGTGCTGGCGCTGGTCTTTGTGGGCACGAGCCTGATCGGCTTCTGCCCGCTGTACCTGCCGTTCGGGATCAATACCTGCGGGCGGCCGGCGGGGAAGGGGCGCGTGTAG
- a CDS encoding rhodanese-like domain-containing protein, with protein sequence MLLKYFYDETLAQASYLIGCARTGEAMVIDPMRNVEPYLQVAAKEGLRITHVTETHIHADFVSGVRELAARTGAQMYLSDMGDAAWKYAYPEVDRAILVRDGDSWMVGNIKVEVIATPGHTLEHIAFMITDTAAANAPMGVFTGDFLFVGDIGRPDLLEEAAGFVGTKEPGARMQFHSVERFKALPDYLQIWPAHGAGSACGKALGAVPSTTLGYEKRFNPAFQFSDEDAFVRWLLSGQPEPPRYFARMKYVNKVGPALLSELAAPVVVDRAAIDLALSEGALVVDLRSQEEFVAGHIPGSLSVPATTAMYSTYVGWFVDYSRPTYLVLPEGADLASVLTALRAIGVDDIPGYLPAASLGQPLESLPTVTLDDLAEALNRDDVQILDVRGQTEYDAIHLTGALHIPLGFLPRRLDAIPRDRQVIVHCASGYRSHVAASLLRRLGVTRVATLVDPAGRWQELVATAAVA encoded by the coding sequence ATGCTGTTGAAGTACTTCTACGACGAAACCCTGGCCCAGGCCTCCTACCTCATCGGCTGCGCCAGAACTGGCGAGGCCATGGTCATTGATCCAATGCGCAACGTCGAGCCCTACCTCCAGGTGGCTGCGAAGGAGGGGCTGCGCATCACCCACGTGACCGAAACCCACATCCACGCCGATTTTGTCAGCGGCGTGCGCGAACTGGCCGCTCGCACCGGGGCGCAAATGTACCTCAGCGATATGGGTGACGCAGCCTGGAAATATGCCTATCCCGAAGTGGATCGCGCCATTCTGGTGCGCGACGGGGATAGCTGGATGGTCGGCAACATCAAGGTGGAGGTCATCGCCACCCCCGGCCACACCCTCGAACATATCGCCTTCATGATTACCGACACCGCCGCCGCCAATGCTCCGATGGGCGTGTTTACCGGCGATTTCCTCTTCGTTGGCGACATCGGGCGCCCCGATCTGCTCGAAGAGGCCGCCGGCTTCGTCGGCACCAAGGAGCCCGGCGCGCGCATGCAGTTTCACTCCGTCGAACGCTTCAAGGCCCTGCCCGACTATCTGCAGATCTGGCCGGCCCACGGCGCCGGCAGCGCCTGCGGCAAGGCCCTGGGGGCCGTCCCATCCACCACCCTGGGCTACGAGAAGCGCTTCAATCCCGCCTTCCAGTTCAGCGATGAAGACGCCTTCGTCCGCTGGCTGCTCAGCGGGCAGCCCGAGCCGCCCCGCTACTTCGCCCGCATGAAATACGTCAACAAGGTCGGCCCGGCCCTGCTCAGCGAGCTTGCCGCCCCCGTCGTCGTTGACCGCGCCGCCATTGACCTCGCCCTGAGCGAAGGCGCGCTGGTGGTGGACCTTCGCAGCCAGGAGGAGTTCGTCGCCGGTCACATCCCTGGCAGTCTCAGCGTTCCGGCTACCACCGCGATGTACAGCACCTACGTGGGTTGGTTCGTTGACTATTCCCGGCCGACCTACCTGGTGCTGCCCGAAGGCGCCGACCTGGCGAGCGTCCTCACCGCCCTGCGCGCCATTGGCGTGGACGACATCCCCGGCTACCTCCCCGCCGCCAGCCTCGGCCAGCCCCTGGAGTCGCTGCCGACTGTCACCCTCGACGACCTGGCCGAGGCCCTCAACCGCGACGACGTCCAGATCCTCGACGTCCGCGGCCAGACCGAGTACGACGCGATCCACCTCACCGGCGCGCTGCATATCCCCCTCGGCTTCCTGCCTCGCCGCCTCGACGCCATTCCGCGCGATCGGCAGGTGATCGTCCACTGCGCCTCAGGCTACCGCTCGCACGTGGCCGCCAGCCTGCTCCGTCGCCTGGGGGTGACCCGCGTCGCCACCCTGGTTGACCCTGCGGGCCGCTGGCAGGAACTGGTCGCTACCGCGGCTGTGGCGTAA
- a CDS encoding protein tyrosine phosphatase family protein, with translation MTNELPCAALQQRIASAALLSYAVTPRVLLAAQPQPEDWERLAEAGYTTVINLRSDPERSAIEQRNAEAAGLRYFHRPWPAYELEREHVDELAELLEDPDAGRVIFHCRSATRVGLMWLLYRQIRHGWSREQAEAELRAAGYDDEALETFGFCADDYFERTGEQVT, from the coding sequence GTGACCAACGAACTTCCCTGTGCGGCGTTACAGCAGCGTATCGCCAGCGCCGCGCTACTGAGTTACGCCGTCACTCCCAGGGTGCTGCTGGCGGCGCAGCCGCAGCCTGAAGACTGGGAGAGGCTGGCCGAGGCCGGCTACACGACGGTCATCAACCTGCGGAGCGATCCCGAACGCTCGGCCATAGAGCAGCGCAATGCCGAAGCGGCGGGGCTGCGCTACTTTCACCGGCCCTGGCCGGCGTATGAACTGGAACGCGAGCACGTGGACGAACTGGCCGAACTCCTCGAGGACCCCGACGCGGGCCGGGTGATCTTCCATTGCCGCAGCGCCACCCGTGTAGGGCTGATGTGGCTGCTCTACCGGCAGATCCGCCATGGCTGGAGCCGCGAGCAGGCCGAGGCCGAACTGCGCGCCGCGGGCTACGACGATGAGGCTCTCGAGACCTTTGGCTTCTGCGCCGATGACTATTTCGAACGCACGGGGGAACAGGTGACCTGA
- a CDS encoding DsrE/DsrF/DrsH-like family protein, with the protein MTIETIDQKDTQGLLDRIAALEARVAALEAHPSQGIEDRLAIVVFSGDLDKAIAAFIIATGAASMGLEVSMFFTFWGLSAVKKQKVFSGKGLLEQGFTAMLPGKLGEMGLSQMNFFGAGAQIIRSLMRKHEVSSPEELFSLARELGVRMVVCDMSRELLGIKDEELVDGLETGGVATFLGDAARAKVTLFI; encoded by the coding sequence ATGACCATAGAGACGATTGATCAAAAGGATACGCAGGGCCTGCTAGACCGCATTGCCGCCCTGGAGGCCCGCGTGGCCGCGCTGGAGGCGCACCCCTCGCAGGGGATCGAGGACCGTCTGGCGATAGTGGTCTTCTCCGGCGACCTCGACAAGGCCATTGCTGCCTTCATCATCGCCACCGGCGCGGCTTCGATGGGCCTGGAGGTGAGCATGTTCTTCACCTTCTGGGGGCTGAGCGCGGTGAAGAAGCAGAAGGTCTTCAGCGGCAAGGGCCTGCTGGAGCAGGGCTTCACGGCCATGCTGCCGGGCAAGCTGGGCGAGATGGGCCTCTCGCAGATGAACTTCTTCGGCGCGGGCGCGCAGATCATCCGCAGCCTGATGCGGAAGCACGAGGTCTCTTCGCCGGAGGAGCTCTTTAGCCTGGCCCGTGAACTGGGGGTGCGCATGGTCGTCTGCGACATGTCGCGCGAGTTGCTGGGAATCAAGGACGAAGAACTGGTGGACGGGCTGGAGACCGGCGGTGTGGCGACCTTCCTTGGCGACGCGGCGCGGGCCAAAGTGACGCTGTTTATCTGA
- the trxA gene encoding thioredoxin, translated as MTISAPIHTNPQSIDRVLNAGVPVLLVFTRRDCQTCAHLAPALNRLAADYAGRALIAQVDVQEYPDLARRFEVTRLPGLVFVQRGQPVARSAGVAAEAALRAWFEHLTAGGARPPLPEGPSVPIEGQAPPPPAAGARSGPAASAPPPRGADSPVVLTDATFDRIVGASEQPVLVDFWAPWCGPCRMVAPAVERLAREFAGRAVVAKLNVDENPYTAQRFGISGIPALYIFKRGRVVERLVGAQPESVLRQALARHM; from the coding sequence ATGACGATCTCCGCCCCGATCCACACCAACCCGCAGAGCATTGACCGCGTGCTCAACGCGGGCGTGCCGGTGCTGCTCGTCTTTACCCGGCGCGATTGTCAGACCTGCGCGCACCTCGCTCCGGCCCTGAACCGCCTGGCCGCCGACTACGCCGGGCGCGCCCTGATCGCCCAGGTGGATGTGCAGGAGTACCCCGATCTGGCCCGGCGCTTCGAGGTGACGCGCCTGCCGGGGCTGGTCTTCGTACAGCGCGGCCAGCCGGTTGCCCGCTCCGCTGGCGTGGCCGCCGAGGCGGCGTTGCGCGCCTGGTTCGAGCATCTTACCGCCGGCGGCGCGCGCCCGCCGCTGCCCGAGGGGCCGAGCGTGCCCATCGAGGGCCAGGCGCCCCCGCCACCCGCCGCCGGAGCGCGCTCCGGACCTGCCGCCAGCGCGCCTCCGCCCCGGGGCGCGGACAGCCCCGTCGTGCTCACCGACGCTACCTTTGACCGGATCGTTGGCGCCAGCGAGCAGCCGGTCCTGGTTGACTTCTGGGCGCCCTGGTGCGGGCCGTGCCGCATGGTCGCCCCGGCGGTCGAACGGCTGGCCCGTGAGTTCGCCGGGCGCGCCGTGGTGGCCAAACTCAACGTGGACGAGAACCCCTACACTGCGCAGCGCTTCGGCATCAGCGGCATCCCGGCCCTCTACATCTTCAAGCGCGGGCGGGTCGTTGAGCGTCTGGTTGGCGCCCAGCCCGAGTCGGTGCTGCGCCAGGCCCTGGCAAGGCATATGTGA
- a CDS encoding NAD(P)/FAD-dependent oxidoreductase, with translation MSTTHYQVVIAGGGTAGIMVAAQLMELPSPPQVALIEPSTRHYYQPLWTLVGGGVFPREQSVRDQADYIPRGVTWLQTSVASFDPDANRLTLSNGASITYDYLVVALGIQIDWDKIKGLKESLGKHNVCSNYSYDTVECTWQSIRTFRGGNAVFTQPGTPVKCGGAPQKIAYLADDYFRRSGVRERSTVQFYHAGTSIFSVKKYADALLQVVARKDIALHFQHELVEVRGEAREAIFHNLATGEPVTVHFDMLHVTPPMSAPDVIKASPLAHETGWVDVNQYTLQHQRYANVFSLGDCANLPTSKTGAAIRKQAPVVVENLRALIAGQPMTAVYDGYTSCPLVTGYGRLILAEFDYALEPKETFPFDQAQERYSMYALKAYGLPAMYWNGMLRGRM, from the coding sequence ATGTCCACTACCCACTACCAGGTCGTCATTGCTGGCGGCGGCACCGCCGGCATCATGGTGGCCGCCCAGTTGATGGAATTGCCCTCGCCGCCCCAGGTGGCCCTGATTGAGCCTTCCACGCGCCACTACTACCAGCCCCTCTGGACCCTCGTCGGCGGCGGGGTGTTCCCCCGCGAGCAGTCAGTGCGCGACCAGGCCGACTACATCCCGCGCGGTGTGACCTGGCTCCAGACCAGCGTCGCCAGCTTCGATCCCGACGCCAACCGGCTGACCCTGAGCAACGGCGCCAGCATCACCTACGATTACCTCGTAGTGGCGCTCGGCATTCAAATTGATTGGGACAAGATCAAGGGCCTGAAGGAGAGCCTGGGCAAGCACAACGTCTGCTCCAACTACTCATACGACACCGTGGAGTGCACCTGGCAGAGCATCCGCACCTTCCGCGGCGGCAACGCGGTCTTCACCCAGCCCGGCACGCCGGTGAAATGCGGCGGCGCGCCGCAGAAGATCGCCTACCTGGCTGACGACTACTTCCGCCGCTCCGGGGTGCGCGAGCGCAGCACGGTGCAGTTCTACCACGCCGGGACCTCGATCTTCAGCGTCAAGAAGTATGCCGATGCCCTGCTACAGGTGGTCGCTCGCAAAGACATCGCATTGCACTTTCAGCACGAACTCGTCGAGGTGCGCGGCGAGGCCCGCGAGGCGATTTTCCACAACCTGGCCACCGGCGAACCCGTCACCGTTCACTTCGACATGCTGCACGTCACGCCGCCGATGAGCGCGCCCGATGTGATTAAGGCCAGCCCCCTGGCCCACGAAACCGGCTGGGTGGACGTGAACCAGTACACCCTGCAGCACCAGCGCTACGCCAACGTCTTCAGCCTCGGCGACTGCGCCAACCTGCCCACCTCAAAGACCGGCGCAGCGATTCGCAAACAGGCCCCGGTGGTGGTCGAGAACCTGCGCGCCCTGATCGCCGGGCAGCCGATGACCGCCGTCTACGACGGCTACACCTCCTGCCCATTGGTGACCGGCTACGGGCGCCTGATTCTGGCGGAGTTCGACTACGCCCTCGAGCCGAAGGAGACCTTCCCCTTCGACCAGGCCCAGGAGCGCTACAGCATGTACGCCCTGAAAGCCTACGGCCTCCCGGCGATGTACTGGAACGGCATGCTGCGCGGGCGGATGTAA
- a CDS encoding tetratricopeptide repeat protein, with amino-acid sequence MLSLSCDLYQGIACCEPGQAGRPAPPDPASFTPDPAQRSAGNYAAARPLYERALAIRERALGPDHPDTAQSLHNLAELFRVQGNYAAAEQLMIRALRIYEARLGPDHPDTQRARRNLAAIQQRLGGTAPPLWRRILGRWRSGR; translated from the coding sequence ATGCTATCTCTAAGCTGTGACTTATACCAGGGGATTGCCTGCTGTGAGCCGGGGCAAGCCGGGCGCCCGGCCCCTCCTGACCCGGCCAGTTTCACCCCGGACCCGGCGCAGCGAAGCGCGGGGAACTACGCGGCCGCCCGGCCGCTCTACGAACGGGCCCTGGCCATTCGCGAGCGCGCGCTCGGCCCCGACCACCCGGATACCGCCCAAAGCCTCCACAACCTCGCCGAGCTCTTCCGAGTCCAGGGGAACTACGCGGCGGCTGAGCAACTCATGATCCGCGCCCTGCGGATCTACGAGGCCCGGCTAGGCCCGGACCACCCGGACACGCAGCGAGCACGTCGGAACCTCGCTGCCATCCAGCAGCGCCTCGGTGGAACGGCGCCGCCGCTCTGGCGGCGTATCCTGGGCCGCTGGCGGAGCGGGCGCTGA